The following proteins come from a genomic window of Kitasatospora sp. NBC_01246:
- a CDS encoding helix-turn-helix domain-containing protein, with protein MSDAPLSTLGLAAPDGQVYAALVANPQSTAEDLATCCGLTLQQSVRALDRLAQQGMATRAPVDRHRFLPVAPDVAIGTLIGHRESELRHARAEMHRLMDAFREASRYTDPAHSVEVLTGGEAIAQRLEHITETSQYQVRGFDCPPYIQDPVANIPLQRERMREGLRFRTIYDREAVAWPGRLEKNILAGVADGEEARVRPVLPMKMIMSDDRMAIIPISVGDSVLDAAYVIHPSALLQALDTLFEAEWERAVQLQSAIGAAEGALEPEADHRKLLGLLAAGLTDESIARSLGWSARTTQRRLQSLMRELGATTRFQAGMAARERGWL; from the coding sequence GTGTCCGATGCACCACTCAGCACACTGGGACTGGCCGCGCCGGACGGTCAGGTCTACGCGGCGCTGGTGGCCAACCCGCAGTCCACCGCGGAGGACCTCGCGACCTGCTGCGGTCTGACACTCCAGCAGAGCGTCCGCGCGCTGGACCGATTGGCACAGCAGGGCATGGCGACCAGGGCACCGGTGGACCGCCACCGCTTCCTCCCGGTGGCGCCCGATGTCGCGATCGGCACGCTGATCGGCCATCGCGAGTCCGAGCTGCGGCACGCCAGGGCCGAGATGCACCGGCTGATGGACGCCTTCCGGGAGGCCTCGCGCTACACCGACCCGGCGCACTCGGTCGAGGTGTTGACCGGCGGCGAGGCGATCGCCCAGCGGCTGGAGCACATCACCGAGACCAGCCAGTACCAGGTCCGCGGCTTCGACTGCCCCCCGTACATCCAGGACCCGGTCGCCAACATCCCGCTGCAGCGCGAGCGGATGCGGGAAGGGCTGCGGTTCCGGACCATCTATGACCGGGAGGCGGTCGCCTGGCCCGGCCGGCTGGAGAAGAACATCCTGGCCGGCGTCGCGGACGGCGAGGAGGCGAGGGTCCGGCCGGTGCTGCCGATGAAGATGATCATGTCGGACGACCGGATGGCCATCATCCCGATCAGCGTGGGCGACAGCGTCCTCGACGCGGCCTACGTGATCCACCCGTCGGCGCTGCTCCAGGCCCTGGACACGCTGTTCGAGGCGGAGTGGGAACGGGCGGTCCAGCTCCAGTCCGCGATCGGCGCCGCCGAGGGCGCGCTGGAGCCGGAGGCCGACCACCGCAAGCTGCTCGGCCTGCTGGCGGCCGGCCTCACCGACGAGTCGATCGCCCGCTCGCTCGGCTGGAGCGCCCGGACCACCCAGCGCCGGCTGCAGAGCCTGATGCGCGAGCTGGGCGCCACCACCCGCTTCCAGGCCGGAATGGCGGCCCGGGAGCGGGGCTGGCTGTAG
- a CDS encoding ParA family protein codes for MGSAEVGSVALRTFEARQNTAQVTTVTDYDVDLPAHGLAYGEFAYGAYDDPDAEYEPDPEYAATLAPDAARQRRERVGPTGRPLPYFPIPAPVAEHGPAQIIAMCNQKGGVGKTTSTINLGAALAEYGRRVLLVDFDPQGALSVGLGVNPMELDVTVYNLLMERGLTADEVLLKTAVPGMDLLPSNIDLSAAEVQLVSEVARESALARALKPLLPDYDFVIIDCQPSLGLLTVNALTAAHSVIVPLECEFFALRGVALLTETIEKVCERLNPELRLDGILATMYDSRTVHSREVLARVVEAFGEHVFHTVIGRTVRFPETTVAGEPITTYATNSVGAAAYRQLAREVLDRCRPAE; via the coding sequence GTGGGCTCGGCCGAGGTCGGCTCGGTCGCACTCCGCACTTTCGAAGCACGACAGAACACAGCACAGGTGACCACGGTGACCGACTACGACGTCGACCTGCCGGCCCACGGCCTGGCCTACGGCGAGTTCGCCTACGGCGCCTACGACGACCCGGACGCCGAGTACGAGCCGGACCCGGAGTACGCCGCCACGCTGGCCCCCGACGCCGCGCGCCAGCGGCGCGAGCGGGTCGGCCCGACCGGCCGTCCGCTGCCGTACTTCCCGATCCCCGCGCCGGTGGCCGAGCACGGCCCCGCGCAGATCATCGCGATGTGCAACCAGAAGGGCGGCGTCGGCAAGACCACGTCGACCATCAACCTGGGCGCGGCGCTGGCCGAGTACGGCCGCCGGGTGCTGCTCGTGGACTTCGACCCGCAGGGCGCGCTCTCGGTCGGTCTCGGCGTCAACCCGATGGAACTCGACGTCACCGTCTACAACCTGCTGATGGAGCGCGGCCTGACGGCCGATGAGGTGCTGCTGAAGACCGCGGTGCCCGGCATGGACCTGTTGCCCTCCAACATCGACCTCTCCGCCGCCGAGGTGCAGCTGGTCAGCGAGGTGGCCCGGGAGTCCGCGCTGGCGCGCGCCCTGAAGCCGCTGCTGCCCGACTACGACTTCGTCATCATCGACTGCCAGCCCTCGCTGGGCCTGCTGACGGTCAATGCCCTGACGGCCGCTCACAGCGTCATCGTTCCGCTGGAGTGCGAGTTCTTCGCGCTGCGCGGTGTCGCGCTGCTGACCGAGACGATCGAGAAGGTCTGCGAGCGGCTCAACCCCGAGCTGCGCCTGGACGGCATCCTGGCCACCATGTACGACTCGCGCACCGTGCACAGCCGTGAGGTGCTGGCCCGGGTCGTCGAGGCGTTCGGCGAGCACGTCTTCCACACCGTCATCGGGCGGACCGTGCGCTTCCCGGAGACCACCGTCGCCGGTGAGCCGATCACGACGTACGCGACCAACTCGGTCGGTGCCGCCGCCTACCGCCAGCTCGCCAGGGAGGTGCTCGACCGGTGCCGCCCCGCCGAGTGA
- a CDS encoding DUF952 domain-containing protein — protein MILHLAPLDDWLADPGRPYATASLLTDGFIHCSADERTALAVANAFYADTPGPLMVLLIEESLVEPMVKWEAPNGAPPPGATPGVLFPHIYGRLNRSAVVGLEKVERGPDGHWANLTPWS, from the coding sequence ATGATCCTGCACCTCGCCCCCCTCGACGACTGGCTGGCCGACCCCGGCCGGCCGTACGCCACCGCCTCGCTGCTCACCGACGGGTTCATCCACTGCTCGGCGGACGAGCGGACGGCGCTCGCGGTGGCCAACGCCTTCTACGCCGACACTCCCGGTCCGCTGATGGTGCTGCTGATCGAGGAGTCGCTGGTGGAACCGATGGTGAAGTGGGAGGCCCCGAACGGCGCACCGCCGCCCGGAGCCACCCCCGGTGTGCTGTTCCCGCACATCTACGGGCGGCTGAACCGGTCCGCCGTGGTCGGCTTGGAGAAGGTCGAGCGCGGCCCGGACGGCCACTGGGCGAACCTCACGCCCTGGAGCTGA
- a CDS encoding tetratricopeptide repeat protein, producing MARKTATMDAGPGVSVEDVPGLDRLPAGPALLVGRRAELAALRAAAARPAEGRSRVLVLAGRPGSGRTTLAVRFARTVAADYPDGVLFARLSTPDGGRVPPARAARRLLEQLGADIAGVPLPGAVEDSRDEPACVALREALAGRKALLLLDDVRDAGQLWPLLADEPGCLVLATTAGPLTGIEDIDPVILGGLDRQASGELLGDLVGGTRISCDPVGGADLAEACAARPAALRLMAGWLRGNPKLAVTDAAKELARAVREADAKPAGGAKAAGGVHAAGETASGGKEGARGGPGASGGPERTKGGALHAGAGAGVGAGPKAGTGADGRAPVGAGTGADGRAPVGAGAGPGDGKGVRRPAGPARGGAKRGERRGGTQPAEHVSGPAPEQVPAPERPGRPGGAGKPGTAGTAAGGAVGTAGTAGTVGSKAEQVESAAAAAAAVPVTDPAAWVKPAPEPAEPVPVPDNDPLIGAFTLLYGTLSAPQARMLRALTLAPGQTADLRTASALVGCPAPEAATMLAALAERELLGAEPPAADGTPRYRVPGRLYPRLVRLRESEDRPAEVELARARLLERLVRLTESARALLDPAGGPGPDPLPGPLRLRSAADARQWLLGERDVLLGAVADAIGQGDLDGSAGRLVTALLRALPLTGAAAPADLYQLHEQVLTVAERHGKPRRAAAALLNLGDLQAAAGRWEQACAHYRAALEHARSADDEALCARALEGAAGCYRALGEAVRAADWYGRALALRQAMGDHAAEARLLARVAEAHTAQRRFEEAEREYRASLSVLRRLGDERGQQVVGDALAELRERLDGGW from the coding sequence GTGGCGAGGAAGACGGCGACCATGGACGCGGGGCCCGGCGTATCCGTCGAGGACGTTCCCGGGCTCGACCGGCTGCCCGCCGGTCCCGCGCTGCTCGTCGGCCGGCGGGCCGAGCTCGCCGCCCTGCGGGCCGCCGCCGCACGCCCGGCCGAGGGCCGCAGCCGGGTCCTGGTGCTGGCCGGCCGGCCCGGCTCCGGGCGGACCACCCTGGCCGTCCGGTTCGCCCGCACGGTCGCCGCCGACTACCCCGACGGTGTGCTGTTCGCCCGGCTCTCCACCCCGGACGGCGGCCGGGTGCCCCCCGCCAGGGCCGCCCGCCGGCTGCTGGAGCAGCTCGGCGCGGACATCGCGGGCGTCCCGCTGCCCGGCGCCGTCGAGGACAGCCGGGACGAACCGGCCTGCGTCGCGCTGCGCGAGGCGCTGGCCGGGCGGAAGGCCCTGCTGCTGCTGGACGACGTGCGGGACGCCGGACAGCTCTGGCCGCTGCTCGCGGACGAGCCCGGCTGCCTCGTCCTGGCCACCACCGCCGGGCCGCTCACCGGCATCGAGGACATCGACCCGGTCATCCTCGGCGGGCTCGACCGGCAGGCCTCGGGGGAGCTGCTCGGGGACCTGGTCGGCGGGACGAGGATCAGCTGCGACCCGGTCGGCGGGGCCGACCTGGCGGAGGCCTGCGCGGCCCGGCCGGCGGCACTGCGGCTGATGGCGGGGTGGCTGCGGGGCAATCCGAAGCTGGCGGTGACGGATGCCGCGAAGGAGTTGGCGCGGGCGGTGCGGGAGGCCGACGCCAAGCCGGCGGGGGGCGCGAAGGCGGCTGGTGGGGTGCACGCGGCCGGGGAGACGGCTTCTGGGGGGAAGGAGGGCGCCCGGGGCGGGCCCGGCGCGTCCGGTGGGCCGGAGCGTACGAAGGGCGGCGCCCTGCACGCGGGAGCCGGTGCGGGGGTCGGTGCGGGGCCCAAGGCCGGGACCGGGGCGGACGGGCGGGCTCCGGTCGGCGCCGGGACCGGGGCGGACGGGCGGGCTCCGGTCGGCGCCGGGGCCGGTCCGGGGGACGGGAAGGGTGTCAGGCGTCCCGCCGGGCCCGCGCGGGGCGGCGCGAAGCGCGGCGAACGGCGCGGCGGGACGCAGCCCGCGGAGCACGTTTCCGGGCCGGCTCCGGAGCAGGTCCCGGCCCCGGAGCGGCCCGGCCGGCCGGGCGGGGCCGGAAAGCCGGGGACCGCCGGTACCGCTGCGGGCGGTGCAGTCGGTACGGCCGGGACGGCAGGGACGGTCGGCTCGAAGGCCGAGCAGGTGGAGTCGGCCGCTGCCGCCGCTGCCGCCGTCCCGGTGACGGACCCCGCGGCCTGGGTGAAGCCCGCGCCCGAACCTGCCGAGCCCGTTCCGGTGCCGGACAACGATCCGCTGATCGGCGCGTTCACCCTGCTCTACGGCACGCTGTCGGCCCCCCAGGCGCGGATGCTGCGGGCGCTCACCCTCGCACCGGGGCAGACGGCCGACCTGCGGACCGCCTCGGCCCTGGTCGGCTGCCCGGCGCCGGAGGCCGCCACCATGCTGGCCGCGCTCGCCGAGCGGGAGCTGCTCGGTGCGGAGCCCCCCGCCGCCGACGGGACCCCGCGCTACCGGGTGCCCGGCCGGCTCTACCCCCGGCTGGTCAGGCTGCGCGAGAGCGAGGACCGGCCCGCCGAGGTCGAACTGGCCCGGGCCCGGCTGCTGGAGCGGCTGGTCCGGCTCACCGAATCCGCCCGCGCGCTGCTCGACCCGGCCGGCGGCCCCGGCCCCGACCCGCTGCCCGGCCCGCTCCGGCTGCGCTCCGCCGCCGACGCCCGGCAGTGGCTGCTCGGCGAGCGCGACGTCCTGCTCGGCGCGGTCGCCGACGCGATCGGCCAGGGCGATCTGGACGGCTCGGCCGGCCGGCTGGTCACCGCCCTGCTCCGGGCGCTGCCGCTGACCGGCGCGGCCGCCCCCGCCGACCTCTACCAGCTGCACGAGCAGGTGCTGACCGTGGCCGAACGCCACGGCAAACCGCGCCGGGCCGCCGCCGCACTGCTCAATCTGGGGGACCTCCAGGCCGCGGCCGGCCGCTGGGAGCAGGCCTGCGCGCACTACCGGGCGGCCCTGGAGCACGCCCGGTCGGCCGACGACGAGGCGCTCTGCGCCCGGGCCCTGGAGGGCGCGGCGGGCTGCTACCGGGCGCTCGGCGAGGCGGTTCGCGCCGCCGACTGGTACGGGCGGGCGCTGGCCCTTCGGCAGGCGATGGGCGACCACGCGGCCGAGGCCCGGCTGCTCGCCCGGGTGGCCGAGGCGCACACCGCGCAGCGCCGGTTCGAGGAGGCCGAGCGGGAGTACCGGGCCTCCCTGTCGGTGCTGCGGAGGCTGGGCGACGAGCGCGGGCAGCAGGTGGTCGGCGACGCCCTCGCGGAGCTGCGGGAACGCCTCGACGGCGGGTGGTAG
- a CDS encoding NUDIX hydrolase, with amino-acid sequence MDDQSIFDVAEEWETRGTATPFQGKVTGVRSEEVRMPDGSWARRDYQTHPGSVSVLALDDQERVLILRQYRHPVRQRLWELPAGLLDVPGENPLHAAQRELYEEAHCKADTWRVLVDFYTSPGGTDEALRLFLATDLTAAEGERYEAHGEELEIETARVPVAELIRLIHAGELHNPTLITGTLAVHAALTGPGGLAALRPADSPWPARPFSA; translated from the coding sequence ATGGACGACCAGAGCATCTTTGACGTGGCCGAGGAGTGGGAGACCCGGGGGACCGCGACGCCCTTCCAGGGCAAGGTCACCGGCGTGCGCTCCGAGGAGGTCCGGATGCCCGACGGCAGCTGGGCCCGCCGCGACTACCAGACCCACCCCGGCTCGGTCTCCGTCCTGGCGCTGGACGACCAGGAGCGGGTGCTGATCCTGCGCCAGTACCGCCACCCCGTCCGCCAGCGGCTCTGGGAGCTGCCGGCCGGCCTCCTCGACGTCCCCGGCGAGAACCCGCTGCACGCCGCCCAGCGCGAGCTGTACGAGGAGGCGCACTGCAAGGCCGACACCTGGCGGGTGCTGGTCGACTTCTACACCTCGCCCGGCGGCACGGACGAGGCGCTGCGGCTCTTCCTCGCCACCGACCTCACCGCCGCCGAGGGCGAGCGCTACGAGGCGCACGGCGAGGAACTGGAGATCGAGACCGCCCGGGTGCCGGTCGCCGAGCTGATCCGGCTGATCCACGCCGGGGAGCTGCACAACCCCACCCTGATCACCGGCACGCTCGCCGTGCACGCCGCGCTCACCGGGCCCGGCGGCCTGGCCGCGCTGCGCCCCGCCGACTCGCCGTGGCCGGCGCGGCCCTTCTCGGCGTGA
- the ald gene encoding alanine dehydrogenase, with translation MKVGIPREVKNHEYRVAITPAGVHELVRNGHEVYIEDNAGLGSSIPNEEYVAAGATILPTADEVWATADLLLKVKEPIAQEYHRLRKGQTVFTYLHLAADRAGTDALVASGTTAIAYETVQLANGALPLLAPMSEVAGRLAPQVGSYHLMRPAGGRGVLPGGVPGTHPAKAVVIGGGVSGWHAATIAIGMGYEVTLLDRDINKLREADKVFGTKIKAIASNAFELEKAVLEADLVIGAVLIPGAKAPKLVTNELVSRMKPGSVLVDIAIDQGGCFEDSHATTHAEPTFQVHNSVFYCVANMPGAVPNTSTYALTNATLPYIVELANRGWKDALRRDPALAKGLNVHEGQITFGAVAEAFGLESVSLESVLA, from the coding sequence GTGAAGGTCGGCATCCCCCGCGAGGTCAAGAACCACGAGTACCGCGTGGCCATCACGCCCGCCGGCGTGCATGAGCTCGTCCGCAACGGACACGAGGTCTACATCGAGGACAACGCCGGTCTCGGCTCCTCGATCCCCAACGAGGAGTACGTGGCCGCCGGCGCCACCATCCTCCCCACCGCCGACGAGGTGTGGGCCACCGCCGACCTGCTGCTGAAGGTCAAGGAGCCCATCGCCCAGGAGTACCACCGTCTGCGCAAGGGCCAGACCGTCTTCACGTACCTGCACTTGGCGGCCGACCGCGCCGGCACCGACGCGCTGGTCGCGTCCGGCACCACCGCGATCGCGTACGAGACCGTGCAGCTCGCCAACGGCGCCCTGCCGCTGCTCGCGCCGATGTCCGAGGTCGCGGGCCGGCTGGCCCCGCAGGTCGGCTCGTACCACCTGATGCGCCCGGCCGGCGGCCGCGGCGTGCTGCCCGGTGGCGTGCCCGGCACCCACCCGGCCAAGGCCGTCGTCATCGGCGGTGGCGTCTCCGGCTGGCACGCGGCCACCATCGCCATCGGCATGGGCTACGAGGTGACCCTGCTCGACCGCGACATCAACAAGCTGCGCGAGGCCGACAAGGTCTTCGGCACCAAGATCAAGGCCATCGCCTCCAACGCCTTCGAGCTGGAGAAGGCCGTCCTGGAGGCCGACCTGGTGATCGGCGCCGTGCTGATCCCGGGCGCCAAGGCCCCGAAGCTCGTCACCAACGAGCTGGTCTCCCGCATGAAGCCGGGCTCCGTGCTCGTCGACATCGCCATCGACCAGGGCGGCTGCTTCGAGGACTCGCACGCCACCACGCACGCCGAGCCGACCTTCCAGGTCCACAACTCGGTCTTCTACTGCGTGGCCAACATGCCGGGCGCCGTCCCGAACACCTCCACCTACGCGCTGACCAACGCCACGCTGCCCTACATCGTGGAGCTGGCCAACCGCGGCTGGAAGGACGCGCTGCGCCGTGACCCGGCGCTGGCCAAGGGCCTGAACGTGCACGAGGGCCAGATCACCTTCGGCGCCGTCGCCGAGGCCTTCGGCCTGGAGTCCGTCTCCCTGGAGAGCGTGCTCGCCTGA
- a CDS encoding segregation and condensation protein A encodes MRLENFEGPFDLLLSLIAKHKLDVTEVALATVTDDFMAHIRAMGANWDLDAATEFLVVAATLLDLKAARLLPAAEVEDEEDLALLEARDLLFARLLQYRAYKRAAALFGDRWAAELLRRPRTVGLEPHHARLLPEVVISIGTERFAQLAARTMAPRPEPVVYVDHIHSPPVSVREQAGLVVGLLTELGEASFQQLVADAPDTLVVVARFLALLELYRERALAFEQPEALGELLVRWVAEEDRGVVEVTDEFDRPAGEQKEER; translated from the coding sequence GTGCGGCTGGAGAACTTCGAGGGCCCCTTCGACCTGCTGCTGAGCCTGATCGCCAAGCACAAGCTGGACGTCACCGAGGTGGCGCTGGCCACCGTCACCGACGACTTCATGGCGCACATCCGGGCGATGGGCGCGAACTGGGACCTGGACGCCGCGACCGAGTTCCTGGTGGTCGCCGCGACGCTCCTCGATCTCAAGGCCGCCCGGCTGCTGCCGGCCGCCGAGGTCGAGGACGAGGAGGACCTCGCCCTGCTGGAGGCGCGCGACCTGCTCTTCGCCCGGCTGCTGCAGTACCGGGCCTACAAGCGCGCGGCGGCCCTGTTCGGCGACCGCTGGGCCGCCGAACTGCTCCGGCGCCCCCGGACCGTCGGACTGGAGCCCCACCACGCGCGGCTGCTCCCCGAGGTCGTGATCAGCATCGGCACGGAGCGGTTCGCGCAGCTGGCGGCGCGGACGATGGCGCCCAGGCCGGAGCCGGTCGTCTACGTCGACCACATCCACAGTCCGCCGGTCAGCGTGCGGGAACAGGCCGGGCTGGTGGTCGGGCTGCTCACCGAGCTGGGCGAGGCGTCCTTCCAGCAGCTGGTCGCCGACGCGCCGGACACCCTGGTGGTGGTCGCCCGCTTCCTGGCCCTGCTGGAGCTGTACCGGGAGCGGGCGCTCGCCTTCGAGCAGCCCGAGGCCCTGGGCGAGCTGCTGGTGCGCTGGGTGGCCGAGGAGGACCGGGGTGTGGTCGAGGTGACGGACGAGTTCGACCGGCCGGCCGGTGAGCAGAAGGAGGAGCGATGA
- the scpB gene encoding SMC-Scp complex subunit ScpB, which produces MVVDEPAREAHLASVLERSREEVASALRELSAEYTAQGRGFDLRLVAGGWRFYTRADCAAAVDRFVLDGQQARLTQAALETLAVVAYRQPVSRSRVSAVRGVNCDGVMRTLVQRGLVEEAGSEPETGAILYRTTNYFLERMGLRGLDELPELAPFLPEVDDVEAESLEGTMIAEAVAAAAAQAADGSGEADRAPLDR; this is translated from the coding sequence ATGGTCGTCGACGAGCCCGCCCGGGAGGCCCACCTGGCGTCCGTCCTCGAACGGTCGCGGGAGGAGGTGGCGTCGGCGCTGCGTGAGCTGTCCGCCGAGTACACCGCCCAGGGCCGGGGCTTCGACCTGCGGCTGGTCGCCGGCGGGTGGCGGTTCTACACTCGGGCCGACTGCGCGGCGGCCGTCGACCGCTTCGTCCTGGACGGCCAGCAGGCCCGGCTGACCCAGGCCGCGCTGGAGACTCTGGCGGTCGTCGCCTACCGGCAGCCGGTGTCCAGATCACGGGTCTCAGCCGTCCGTGGTGTGAACTGTGACGGCGTGATGCGTACCCTGGTACAGCGAGGACTGGTGGAAGAGGCCGGATCCGAGCCCGAAACAGGTGCGATCCTGTATCGGACGACGAACTACTTCCTGGAACGGATGGGGCTCCGCGGCCTGGACGAGCTGCCGGAACTCGCTCCCTTCCTGCCCGAGGTCGACGACGTGGAAGCGGAGTCCCTGGAGGGCACGATGATCGCGGAGGCGGTCGCCGCCGCTGCCGCGCAGGCTGCGGACGGCAGTGGCGAAGCCGATCGGGCTCCGCTCGATCGATAG
- a CDS encoding pseudouridine synthase, translated as MRSSGNGRNSSGGGGGRGGQGGGRSGGGSHGGGAGRGGSGAPRGGSSGGGQQGGGSYGGGSYGGGSGSSRGGSGSYGSGSRGGSSSGGSYGGGSGSRGGSGSYGSGSRGGSSGGGSYGGGSGSSRGGSYGGGSGSSRGGSYGGGSGSSRGGSYGGASGAPRGGSGSYGRRDDRRDDRRDDRGFLERPLRPEERRYDRPEFGGGPNATPARGGYSGRRPNPAPRPRREGQGAPGDPRRQPQRSRELQAKIEDAVLARHDKPAVNLPKTAGEPEGERLQKVLARAGIGSRRACEELIEQGRVEVNGKRVTEQGKRVDPQNDEIKVDGLTVATQSYLFFALNKPAGVVSTMEDPDGRQCLGDYVTNRETRLFHVGRLDTETEGIILLTNHGELAHRLTHPRYGVTKTYLAAIQGPIPRDLGKQLAKGIELEDGFARADSFKVISNVGKNYMVEVTLHEGRKHIVRRMLSEAGFPVEKLVRTHFGPIALGDQKSGWLRRLTNPEVGQLMREVGL; from the coding sequence ATGCGTAGCAGTGGCAACGGCAGGAACAGCAGCGGCGGCGGCGGCGGTCGCGGCGGACAGGGCGGGGGCCGGAGCGGCGGCGGCTCCCACGGGGGCGGCGCGGGCCGTGGCGGATCGGGCGCTCCGCGCGGGGGCTCGTCCGGCGGCGGCCAGCAGGGCGGCGGTTCGTACGGCGGGGGTTCCTACGGCGGTGGCTCCGGCTCCTCGCGGGGCGGGTCCGGTTCGTACGGCTCGGGTTCGCGCGGCGGCTCGTCGAGTGGTGGGTCCTACGGCGGCGGCTCCGGCTCCCGCGGTGGGTCCGGTTCGTACGGTTCGGGTTCGCGCGGCGGTTCGTCGGGCGGCGGGTCCTACGGCGGTGGCTCCGGCTCGTCGCGTGGCGGTTCGTACGGCGGCGGGTCCGGCTCGTCGCGCGGTGGGTCCTACGGCGGCGGGTCCGGCTCGTCGCGCGGTGGGTCCTACGGCGGCGCCTCCGGCGCGCCGCGCGGCGGCTCCGGCTCCTACGGTCGGCGTGACGACCGCCGGGACGACCGGCGCGACGACCGCGGCTTCCTGGAGCGCCCGCTGCGGCCCGAGGAGCGGCGCTACGACCGCCCCGAGTTCGGCGGCGGCCCCAACGCCACGCCGGCGCGCGGCGGCTACTCCGGGCGCCGTCCCAACCCGGCACCGCGGCCGCGCCGTGAGGGCCAGGGCGCCCCGGGCGACCCGCGCCGTCAGCCGCAGCGCTCGCGCGAGCTGCAGGCCAAGATCGAGGACGCCGTTCTGGCCCGGCACGACAAGCCGGCCGTGAACCTGCCGAAGACCGCCGGCGAGCCCGAGGGCGAGCGCCTGCAGAAGGTGCTGGCCCGGGCCGGCATCGGTAGCCGCCGGGCCTGCGAGGAGCTCATCGAGCAGGGCCGGGTCGAGGTCAACGGCAAGCGCGTCACCGAGCAGGGCAAGCGGGTCGACCCGCAGAACGACGAGATCAAGGTGGACGGCCTGACCGTCGCCACCCAGTCGTACCTGTTCTTCGCGCTGAACAAGCCGGCCGGCGTGGTCTCCACCATGGAGGACCCGGACGGTCGCCAGTGCCTCGGTGACTACGTGACCAACCGGGAGACCAGGCTCTTCCACGTCGGTCGTCTGGACACCGAGACCGAGGGCATCATCCTGCTCACCAACCACGGCGAGCTGGCCCACCGCCTCACCCACCCACGGTACGGCGTGACCAAGACCTACCTGGCCGCGATCCAGGGACCGATCCCGCGTGACCTGGGCAAGCAGCTCGCCAAGGGCATCGAGCTGGAGGACGGCTTCGCCCGGGCCGACAGCTTCAAGGTGATCTCCAACGTCGGCAAGAACTACATGGTCGAGGTGACCCTGCACGAGGGTCGCAAGCACATCGTCCGCCGGATGCTGTCCGAGGCCGGCTTCCCGGTCGAGAAGCTGGTGCGCACGCACTTCGGCCCGATCGCGCTGGGCGACCAGAAGTCCGGCTGGCTGCGTCGTCTGACCAACCCCGAGGTCGGTCAGCTGATGCGCGAGGTCGGCCTGTAG